In Gordonia crocea, the following are encoded in one genomic region:
- the gcvT gene encoding glycine cleavage system aminomethyltransferase GcvT → MAATNELFDGPLTEQHRELGASFAEFGGWNMPVSYSGTVAEHTAVRTAVGIFDVSHLGKALVRGPGAAEFCNATLSNDLGKIAPGKAQYTMCCNDAGGVVDDLIAYLVSDEEVFLVPNAANTAAVVAALKAVAPAGIEITDQHRDYAVIAVQGPRSAEVLDELGLPTGMEYMAYADAVVNLDGADRPVRVCRTGYTGEHGYEVIPTWSDAPAVFGALLAGVTARDGLPAGLGARDTLRTEMGYALHGHELSPTITPNQARSGWAVGWDKPAFFGRDALLAEKQGGPSRRLYGLRATGRGIPRAGCAILDGEGGNRIGECTSGTFSPTAQTGIALGFIDADSGVKKGDTVVIDVRGRALACEVVLPPFVESHV, encoded by the coding sequence CGGTGTCGTATTCCGGCACCGTCGCCGAACACACCGCGGTGCGCACCGCGGTGGGCATTTTCGACGTCAGCCACCTGGGCAAGGCGCTGGTCCGCGGACCCGGTGCCGCCGAATTCTGCAATGCGACCCTGAGTAACGACCTGGGCAAGATCGCGCCCGGCAAGGCCCAGTACACGATGTGTTGCAACGACGCCGGTGGCGTCGTCGACGACCTCATCGCCTACCTCGTGTCCGACGAAGAGGTGTTCCTGGTGCCGAACGCGGCGAATACCGCCGCGGTGGTCGCCGCGCTGAAGGCGGTCGCGCCGGCCGGGATCGAGATCACCGACCAACACCGCGACTACGCGGTGATCGCGGTGCAGGGACCGCGCTCGGCGGAGGTCCTCGACGAGCTGGGCCTGCCCACCGGGATGGAGTACATGGCCTATGCCGACGCGGTGGTCAACCTCGACGGGGCCGACCGGCCCGTCCGGGTCTGCCGGACCGGTTACACCGGCGAACACGGCTACGAGGTCATTCCGACCTGGTCGGACGCCCCGGCGGTGTTCGGCGCACTGCTGGCCGGCGTCACCGCCCGCGACGGCCTCCCCGCCGGCCTGGGCGCCCGGGACACGCTTCGGACCGAAATGGGCTACGCCCTGCACGGGCACGAATTGAGTCCGACGATCACCCCGAACCAGGCCCGGTCGGGATGGGCGGTCGGCTGGGACAAGCCCGCCTTCTTCGGCCGCGACGCGCTGCTGGCGGAGAAGCAGGGCGGGCCGTCGCGCCGCCTTTACGGCCTCCGGGCGACCGGCCGCGGTATCCCGCGCGCCGGATGCGCCATCCTGGACGGCGAGGGTGGCAACCGGATCGGGGAGTGCACGTCGGGGACGTTCTCGCCGACCGCGCAGACCGGGATCGCGTTGGGCTTCATCGACGCCGACTCCGGGGTGAAGAAGGGCGACACGGTGGTCATCGACGTCCGGGGCCGGGCACTCGCGTGCGAGGTCGTGCTGCCGCCCTTCGTCGAGTCACACGTGTGA
- a CDS encoding branched-chain amino acid aminotransferase: MTLDFTRTLHPHAVPESRRAEIHAAPGFGKHFTDHMVMVDYDAERGWYNAQVKPYGPIALDPSAMVLHYGQEIFEGLKAYRQPDGSIAAFRPTANAERLQRSAERLAMPPLPTEDFIASLRELIAVDHAWVPEAGGEASLYIRPFMFASQAGLGVNSPSKEYRYAVIASPAGPYFSGGIKPVTVWLSREYVRAAPGGTGFAKCGGNYAAAFVAQQQATENGCDQVVWLDAVERRYIEEMGGMNLFFVFGSGADARLVTPELSGSLLPGITRDALLQLAVDAGFAVEERRIAIDELEAGVADGSITEVFACGTAAVITPVGRVRGEQEDYVIGKGEPGEVTMALRDTLTGIQRGTFADTHGWMTELYPAPVEATTPA; encoded by the coding sequence ATGACCTTGGACTTCACCCGCACGCTGCATCCGCACGCCGTGCCGGAGTCCCGTCGCGCCGAGATTCATGCGGCCCCGGGATTCGGCAAGCACTTCACCGATCACATGGTGATGGTGGATTACGACGCCGAGCGCGGTTGGTACAACGCCCAGGTGAAGCCCTACGGTCCGATCGCCTTGGATCCGTCGGCGATGGTCCTGCACTACGGCCAGGAGATCTTCGAGGGTCTCAAGGCCTACCGCCAGCCGGACGGTTCGATCGCGGCCTTCCGTCCGACCGCGAATGCGGAGCGGCTGCAGCGCTCCGCCGAGCGGTTGGCGATGCCGCCGCTGCCCACCGAGGACTTCATCGCCTCGCTGCGCGAGCTGATCGCCGTCGACCACGCCTGGGTGCCGGAGGCCGGTGGCGAGGCGTCGCTGTACATCCGCCCCTTCATGTTCGCCTCGCAGGCCGGGCTGGGGGTCAACTCGCCCTCCAAGGAATACCGGTATGCGGTCATCGCCTCGCCGGCCGGGCCGTACTTCTCCGGTGGGATCAAGCCGGTGACGGTGTGGCTCTCCCGCGAGTACGTCCGCGCGGCCCCCGGCGGCACCGGCTTCGCCAAGTGCGGCGGCAACTACGCGGCCGCGTTCGTCGCACAGCAGCAGGCCACCGAGAACGGGTGCGACCAGGTCGTCTGGCTCGACGCGGTCGAGCGCCGCTACATCGAGGAGATGGGCGGGATGAACCTGTTCTTCGTCTTCGGTTCCGGGGCCGACGCGCGACTCGTCACCCCGGAGCTGTCGGGGTCGCTGCTGCCCGGCATCACCCGCGACGCACTGCTACAACTCGCCGTCGACGCCGGGTTTGCCGTGGAAGAGCGGCGGATCGCGATCGACGAGCTGGAGGCCGGCGTCGCCGACGGATCGATCACCGAGGTCTTCGCCTGTGGCACCGCCGCGGTCATCACCCCGGTCGGCCGCGTCCGCGGCGAGCAGGAGGACTACGTCATCGGCAAGGGTGAGCCGGGCGAGGTCACGATGGCTTTGCGCGACACGCTCACCGGGATCCAGCGGGGCACGTTCGCCGACACCCACGGGTGGATGACCGAGCTCTACCCCGCGCCGGTGGAGGCCACCACCCCGGCGTAG
- a CDS encoding adenosylcobinamide-GDP ribazoletransferase, translating to MTAERRIGPLGTVRLAVSWLTVAPVGTPRATIDRRAGAAVIAVTPLVGALLGGVVAGVAWGLSHTRAPELLIGILLVAVIALATRGMHLDGLADTADGLGSYGDPQRTRDVMHDGPTGPFGAATLVLVLMITAVCFTALVSDGDWYALGFAVAVGRLGAVIGCRRRLGPADSTGFGALVAGTQRWAIPVWAGIAVAAAYPLGPAGFAAVAVVALGSWVFTAHCARRVGGINGDVLGATIELSVAAALLALVF from the coding sequence GTGACGGCTGAGCGCCGGATCGGCCCGCTCGGCACGGTGCGCCTGGCGGTCTCCTGGCTCACCGTCGCCCCGGTGGGCACCCCTCGTGCCACGATCGACCGCCGGGCCGGGGCGGCCGTCATCGCGGTGACACCGCTCGTCGGCGCACTCCTCGGCGGCGTCGTCGCGGGCGTCGCGTGGGGTCTGTCCCACACACGGGCCCCCGAACTCCTCATCGGGATACTCCTGGTGGCCGTCATCGCCCTGGCCACCCGGGGCATGCACCTCGACGGGCTCGCCGACACCGCCGACGGTCTGGGCAGCTACGGCGATCCGCAGCGGACCCGCGACGTCATGCACGACGGACCGACGGGACCGTTCGGCGCCGCGACCCTGGTCCTGGTGCTGATGATCACCGCGGTGTGCTTCACCGCCCTCGTCTCCGACGGCGACTGGTATGCGCTCGGTTTTGCCGTCGCCGTGGGCCGGCTCGGCGCGGTGATCGGTTGCCGACGCCGGCTCGGTCCGGCCGACTCCACTGGTTTCGGCGCCCTCGTCGCCGGCACGCAACGCTGGGCGATTCCGGTCTGGGCCGGGATCGCCGTCGCCGCGGCCTACCCCTTGGGCCCGGCCGGATTCGCCGCCGTGGCCGTCGTCGCCCTCGGATCCTGGGTCTTCACCGCCCATTGCGCGCGCCGGGTCGGCGGGATCAACGGTGACGTGCTGGGCGCGACGATCGAACTGTCGGTCGCCGCGGCACTCCTGGCGCTGGTGTTCTGA
- the cobT gene encoding nicotinate-nucleotide--dimethylbenzimidazole phosphoribosyltransferase has translation MRTLVLGGVRSGKSEHAESLLADQSAVRYLATGPTLSADADWSRRVADHRQRRSARYETVETVDVAAALRAQPDVAALVDDLGNWVAAHADFDEAADAGEQVRRLDEALTELAAALRAHRADVVVVSPEVGLAVVPHTHAGRLFQDLMGRANRTIADAADDTVLLVAGRALPLAGRPVGTRTPVAAIPEPTAVPDPPTPATTAPVPSTESTAPDDPTDAEVFALITPPDPQVAEAARDRHKRLTKPPGSLGRLEELGVWVASCQGVCPPRPITAPTVVVFAGDHGVAAPDSDGGSVSAFPQAVTGQMVANFLAGGAALNVMARRAGAAVRVEDIAVAADTSPAVSRHKVCRGSTDLRVADAITLGQARQAMAAGRAIADELVDSGVDLLIAGDMGIGNTTPAAVLIGLLTHEEPVTVVGRGTGIDDAGWIRKTAAIRDGMWRGRRVADDPLSLLAAVGGADFAAMAGFLAQAALRRTPVILDGLVVTAAALVADDLAPGSVDWWQAGHVSAEPAHAIALRRLGLTPLLDLGMRLGEASGAVAALPLVAAATDILGSMATFDEAGVSDG, from the coding sequence ATGCGCACCCTGGTCCTCGGCGGTGTCCGTTCGGGCAAGTCGGAGCATGCGGAGTCGCTGCTCGCCGACCAGTCGGCCGTGCGCTATCTGGCCACCGGGCCCACGCTGTCCGCCGATGCCGACTGGTCGCGGCGCGTGGCCGATCACCGGCAGCGGCGCTCGGCCCGCTATGAGACGGTCGAGACCGTCGACGTCGCCGCCGCCCTGCGCGCGCAACCCGACGTCGCCGCGCTCGTCGACGATCTCGGCAACTGGGTGGCCGCCCATGCGGATTTCGACGAGGCCGCCGACGCCGGTGAGCAGGTCCGCCGACTCGACGAGGCGCTCACCGAACTCGCCGCCGCGCTCCGCGCGCATCGCGCCGACGTGGTGGTCGTGTCACCGGAGGTGGGCCTCGCGGTCGTCCCACACACGCACGCGGGCCGACTGTTCCAGGATCTGATGGGACGCGCCAACCGGACCATCGCCGACGCCGCCGACGACACCGTCCTGCTCGTGGCCGGCCGGGCACTGCCGCTGGCCGGACGCCCGGTCGGCACCCGAACCCCGGTGGCGGCGATACCCGAGCCGACCGCGGTCCCCGATCCCCCCACCCCCGCGACGACCGCCCCCGTGCCGTCGACCGAGTCGACCGCGCCCGACGACCCCACCGACGCGGAAGTCTTCGCACTGATCACCCCGCCCGACCCGCAGGTCGCCGAAGCGGCCCGCGACCGGCACAAGCGCCTCACCAAGCCGCCGGGTTCCCTCGGCCGGCTCGAAGAGCTGGGCGTGTGGGTGGCCTCCTGCCAGGGTGTTTGTCCGCCGCGCCCGATCACCGCGCCGACCGTCGTGGTGTTCGCCGGCGACCACGGTGTCGCGGCCCCGGACAGCGACGGCGGCAGCGTGTCGGCCTTCCCCCAAGCGGTGACCGGACAGATGGTGGCGAACTTCCTCGCCGGCGGTGCCGCCCTCAACGTCATGGCCCGACGGGCCGGGGCCGCGGTGCGGGTGGAGGACATCGCCGTCGCGGCCGACACCTCCCCGGCGGTATCGCGCCACAAGGTGTGCCGCGGGAGCACCGACCTGCGGGTCGCCGACGCGATCACGCTCGGCCAGGCCCGCCAGGCCATGGCGGCCGGCCGGGCCATCGCCGACGAGTTGGTGGACTCCGGCGTCGACCTGCTCATCGCCGGCGACATGGGGATCGGCAACACCACCCCGGCGGCGGTGCTCATCGGCCTGCTCACCCACGAGGAACCGGTCACCGTCGTCGGGCGGGGCACGGGCATCGACGACGCCGGGTGGATCCGCAAGACCGCCGCCATCCGCGACGGCATGTGGCGCGGGCGCCGCGTCGCCGACGACCCGCTCTCCCTGCTCGCCGCGGTCGGCGGCGCCGATTTCGCCGCGATGGCCGGCTTCCTCGCCCAGGCTGCGCTGCGCCGCACCCCGGTCATCCTCGACGGGTTGGTGGTGACCGCCGCCGCCCTCGTCGCCGACGATCTGGCCCCGGGGTCGGTCGACTGGTGGCAGGCCGGGCACGTCTCGGCCGAACCCGCCCACGCCATCGCCTTGCGCCGCCTCGGCCTGACCCCGCTGCTGGACCTGGGTATGCGCCTCGGCGAAGCGAGCGGCGCGGTGGCCGCACTCCCCCTGGTGGCGGCCGCCACCGACATCCTCGGGTCGATGGCCACCTTCGACGAGGCCGGGGTCAGTGACGGCTGA
- a CDS encoding DUF3043 domain-containing protein — MRMPWQRSADEADADATDTAVDDPQTTEPARKASYTEGKGRPTPKRRDAEKKRGPVAPPPMTRSEARARRKDMRQTMSKDERREERARQRDLRNEIRDRRMAGEEEYLLARDKGPVRRYARNLVDSRRNFAGLFTPIALVFIVLVYGLPRYSMLVTLALLVFVLMVVVDCIYVGRMVGKRVAERYPDSTDGGFKLWWYAASRALQMRRLRVPKPQVERGEAV, encoded by the coding sequence GTGAGAATGCCGTGGCAGCGCAGCGCCGATGAAGCCGACGCCGACGCGACCGATACCGCCGTCGACGACCCGCAGACAACAGAGCCCGCCCGTAAGGCGAGCTACACCGAGGGCAAGGGCCGCCCGACCCCCAAGCGCCGCGACGCGGAGAAGAAGCGCGGCCCGGTGGCACCGCCGCCGATGACGCGGTCGGAGGCCCGTGCGCGGCGCAAGGACATGCGGCAGACCATGTCCAAGGACGAACGCCGTGAAGAGCGCGCCCGCCAGCGCGACCTGCGCAACGAGATCCGTGATCGCCGCATGGCCGGCGAGGAGGAGTACCTCCTGGCCCGCGACAAGGGACCGGTGCGCCGCTACGCGCGCAACCTGGTGGACTCGCGCCGCAACTTCGCCGGCCTGTTCACCCCGATCGCCCTGGTGTTCATCGTCTTGGTCTACGGCCTGCCGCGGTACTCGATGCTGGTGACGCTGGCGCTGCTCGTCTTCGTCCTGATGGTCGTGGTCGACTGCATCTATGTCGGGCGGATGGTGGGCAAGCGGGTCGCCGAACGCTATCCCGACTCCACCGACGGCGGCTTCAAACTGTGGTGGTACGCGGCGTCGCGCGCCTTGCAGATGCGTCGGCTGCGCGTCCCCAAGCCCCAGGTCGAGCGCGGCGAAGCGGTCTGA
- a CDS encoding glycerate kinase family protein, with the protein MPVRVVVAPDSFGTTLTAAQAASAIAEGWSTVRPDDDVVVKPQSDGGPGFNDCLGGLGVVRTTTVTGPLGVPVQVQWRCDRATAYLECEQACGLHLVGAPQPATALQADSAGLGELIDVALRSDPVERLVVGLGGSATTDGGRGMLDALGGPSAAKSRLARVELVVATDVDNPLNGPSGAAAVFAPQKGADEQTVALLAERLVRAGAEWEALAGRPVADEAGAGAAGGVGAALFAVGGRRVSGAALVATVTGLPAASHDAAVVITGEGRLDEQTAAGKVVAAVAAAARPEAEVIALVGENALADPAALRIDRVDSLVDYAGGRDRALAHAGSLLVSLAARCAANYSSTNRGNRE; encoded by the coding sequence ATGCCCGTGCGCGTCGTTGTGGCCCCCGACAGCTTCGGCACCACCCTGACCGCGGCCCAGGCCGCGTCGGCCATCGCCGAGGGCTGGTCGACGGTGCGTCCCGACGACGACGTCGTGGTCAAACCCCAATCCGACGGCGGACCCGGGTTCAACGACTGCCTCGGCGGGCTGGGGGTCGTGCGTACGACGACGGTCACCGGCCCGCTGGGCGTCCCGGTTCAGGTGCAGTGGCGTTGTGACCGCGCGACCGCCTATCTCGAATGCGAGCAGGCGTGCGGGTTGCACCTGGTCGGCGCGCCGCAACCCGCGACCGCGTTGCAGGCGGATTCGGCCGGGTTGGGCGAACTCATCGACGTCGCATTGCGGAGCGACCCGGTCGAACGGCTCGTCGTCGGACTCGGTGGCAGCGCCACCACCGACGGCGGCCGGGGCATGCTCGATGCACTCGGCGGACCGAGTGCGGCCAAGTCGCGGTTGGCCCGCGTCGAGCTCGTCGTCGCGACCGACGTCGACAATCCCCTCAACGGTCCGTCCGGGGCCGCCGCGGTTTTCGCCCCGCAGAAAGGGGCCGATGAGCAGACCGTCGCCCTTCTCGCGGAGCGGTTGGTGCGCGCGGGTGCCGAATGGGAAGCGTTGGCCGGTCGGCCGGTGGCAGACGAGGCCGGGGCCGGTGCAGCCGGCGGAGTCGGAGCGGCCCTGTTCGCCGTCGGCGGGCGCAGGGTCTCCGGTGCGGCCCTGGTTGCGACGGTGACCGGGCTGCCCGCGGCGTCGCACGACGCCGCCGTCGTGATCACCGGCGAGGGGCGCCTCGACGAGCAGACCGCGGCCGGAAAGGTAGTGGCCGCCGTGGCGGCCGCGGCCAGACCCGAGGCCGAGGTGATCGCCCTGGTCGGGGAGAACGCGCTGGCCGATCCCGCCGCCCTGCGAATCGACCGGGTGGACAGCCTCGTCGACTATGCCGGTGGCCGGGACCGGGCGCTCGCGCACGCCGGATCCCTATTGGTGTCTCTCGCCGCCCGATGCGCGGCGAACTATTCTTCGACGAACCGCGGAAACCGGGAATAG
- a CDS encoding HesB/IscA family protein, translated as MTVSNETETTTASGVALTDSAAAKAKALLDQEGRDDLALRIAVQPGGCAGLRYQLFFDDRSLDGDVVTDFGGVKLAVDRMSAPYVQGAKIDFVDTIEKQGFTIDNPNATGSCACGDSFN; from the coding sequence ATGACCGTTTCCAACGAGACCGAGACCACCACCGCCTCCGGCGTAGCCCTGACGGACTCGGCCGCGGCGAAGGCCAAGGCGCTGCTCGACCAGGAGGGGCGCGATGACCTCGCACTGCGGATCGCCGTGCAGCCGGGCGGCTGTGCCGGCCTGCGCTACCAGCTGTTCTTCGACGACCGGTCGCTCGACGGCGACGTGGTCACCGACTTCGGCGGCGTGAAGCTGGCCGTCGACCGGATGAGCGCACCGTACGTGCAGGGCGCGAAGATAGACTTCGTGGACACCATCGAGAAGCAGGGGTTCACCATCGATAACCCCAATGCCACGGGCAGCTGCGCCTGCGGCGACTCGTTCAACTGA
- a CDS encoding carbohydrate kinase family protein, producing the protein MTIAVCGSLATDHLMKFPGKFSEQLLADQLEHLSLSFLVEDLVVRRGGVGGNIAYAIGELGGGPKLIAAAGSDFAEYRAWLTGHGVDCAGVTVFDTAHTARFMCTTDETMAQLATFYAGAMTRAREIDLVAVLDEIGRPDLVLIGADDPEAMVNHTRACRDAGIDFAADPSQQLARLDGDTARDLIVGAKYLFTNEYEWGLLQQKTGLSAEEVAGLVEVRITTLSEKGVDIVPSDGSGAIHVPVVPVRDAIDPTGVGDGFRAGFLSALQGGLSFERAAQLGSMVAVLVLESDSTQGWSWNTAEAHPRLADAYGADAADEIVALFA; encoded by the coding sequence GTGACTATTGCCGTATGCGGGTCGTTGGCGACCGATCATCTGATGAAGTTCCCGGGCAAGTTCTCCGAGCAGCTGCTTGCCGACCAACTCGAACACCTCTCGCTGAGCTTCCTGGTGGAAGACCTCGTGGTGCGCCGCGGTGGGGTCGGCGGCAACATCGCCTACGCCATCGGCGAATTGGGCGGCGGCCCGAAGCTGATTGCCGCGGCCGGCTCGGACTTCGCCGAATACCGCGCCTGGCTGACCGGGCACGGCGTCGACTGCGCGGGGGTCACCGTCTTCGACACCGCCCACACGGCGCGATTCATGTGCACCACCGACGAGACGATGGCGCAGCTCGCGACCTTCTACGCCGGTGCGATGACCCGCGCCCGCGAGATCGACCTCGTCGCCGTGCTCGACGAGATCGGCCGGCCCGACCTGGTGTTGATCGGCGCCGACGACCCCGAGGCGATGGTCAACCACACGCGGGCCTGCCGCGACGCCGGGATCGACTTCGCCGCCGACCCCTCGCAGCAATTGGCACGACTCGACGGCGACACCGCACGCGACCTGATCGTCGGGGCCAAGTACCTGTTCACCAACGAGTACGAGTGGGGCCTGCTGCAGCAGAAGACCGGCCTGTCCGCCGAGGAGGTCGCCGGACTCGTCGAGGTCCGGATCACCACGCTCAGCGAAAAGGGCGTGGACATCGTACCGTCGGACGGCAGCGGGGCCATCCACGTCCCGGTCGTCCCGGTGCGCGATGCCATCGACCCGACCGGCGTCGGCGACGGTTTCCGGGCCGGATTCCTGTCGGCGTTGCAGGGCGGATTGTCGTTCGAGCGCGCAGCGCAGCTCGGCTCGATGGTCGCCGTCCTGGTGCTCGAGAGCGACTCGACGCAGGGGTGGTCGTGGAACACCGCAGAGGCGCACCCGCGGTTGGCCGACGCCTATGGCGCCGACGCCGCCGACGAAATCGTCGCGCTGTTCGCCTGA
- the asnB gene encoding asparagine synthase (glutamine-hydrolyzing), whose protein sequence is MCGLLGLLTSDASAATAVDLVAAASHCMRHRGPDEAGTWHDDDLVVGFNRLSIIDIEHSHQPLRWGPTESPERYALVFNGEIYNYVELREQLLTEFDAPMHTEGDAEVIVAAFHYWGPEAVLRLRGMFAFGIWDTQTKSLFLARDPFGIKPLFLATGPRGTAFGSEKKSLLELLDRLGLDDALDHRALEHYIELQYVPEPETLHTNIGRLESGCHATLSPGRAPTITRYFNPRFDVRPFTADTAASRYSEITDVLRDSVAKHMRADVTVGSFLSGGIDSTLVAALARQHNPDLITITTGFQRDGYSEVDVAAETAEAIGVRHIVKVVSPEEFVAAIPEIVWYLDDPVADPALVPLYFLAKEARKHVKVVLSGEGADELFGGYTIYKEPLSLRGFDRLPGFARRAAGRLSDRIPEGTRGKSLLHRGSMSLEDRYYGNARSFDDARLQQVLRDYRPEWTHTDVTAPIYAESAGWDPVARMQHLDLFTWLRGDILVKADKMTMANSLELRVPFLDSEVWRVASALPVDEKIAHGTTKYALRKAIEEIIPPHVLHRRKLGFPVPIRHWLAGTEMYDWAHLTIATSQTDHLINKQFVTTMLDEHRDGVVDNSRRLWNVLIFMVWHGIFVEKTIVPTIEDHTYPVRL, encoded by the coding sequence GTGTGCGGATTGCTGGGTCTGCTGACCTCTGACGCGTCGGCGGCCACCGCCGTCGACCTGGTCGCCGCTGCGTCGCATTGCATGCGCCACCGTGGCCCCGACGAGGCCGGCACGTGGCACGACGACGACCTGGTGGTCGGCTTCAACCGGCTTTCGATCATCGACATCGAGCACTCGCACCAGCCGCTGCGGTGGGGGCCGACCGAATCGCCCGAGCGCTACGCCCTGGTCTTCAACGGCGAGATCTACAACTACGTCGAACTGCGGGAGCAACTGCTGACCGAGTTCGACGCCCCGATGCATACCGAGGGCGACGCCGAGGTGATCGTCGCGGCGTTCCACTACTGGGGCCCGGAAGCCGTGCTGCGGCTGCGCGGCATGTTCGCCTTCGGAATCTGGGACACCCAGACCAAGTCGCTGTTCCTCGCCCGCGACCCCTTCGGCATCAAGCCGCTCTTCTTGGCCACCGGGCCCCGCGGCACCGCCTTCGGCAGCGAGAAGAAGAGCCTGCTGGAACTGCTCGACCGCCTCGGCCTCGACGATGCGCTCGACCACCGGGCCCTCGAGCACTACATCGAACTCCAGTACGTGCCCGAGCCGGAGACGCTGCACACGAACATCGGACGTCTCGAGTCCGGCTGCCACGCGACCCTGTCCCCCGGCCGGGCGCCGACGATTACCCGCTACTTCAACCCGCGGTTCGACGTGCGTCCCTTCACCGCCGATACGGCCGCGTCCCGCTACAGCGAGATCACCGACGTCCTGCGCGACTCGGTCGCCAAGCACATGCGCGCCGATGTGACCGTCGGGTCGTTTCTCTCCGGTGGGATCGACTCGACGCTGGTGGCCGCGCTGGCCCGTCAGCACAACCCCGACCTGATCACCATCACCACCGGCTTCCAGCGCGACGGGTACTCCGAGGTCGACGTCGCCGCAGAGACCGCCGAGGCGATCGGCGTGCGCCACATCGTCAAGGTGGTCAGCCCGGAGGAGTTCGTCGCCGCGATCCCGGAGATCGTCTGGTACCTCGACGACCCGGTCGCCGACCCGGCCCTGGTGCCCCTGTACTTCTTGGCCAAGGAGGCCCGCAAGCACGTCAAGGTCGTGCTGTCGGGCGAGGGTGCCGACGAGTTGTTCGGCGGCTACACCATCTACAAGGAGCCGCTGTCACTGCGCGGATTCGACAGACTGCCCGGGTTCGCCCGCCGCGCCGCGGGCCGCCTCAGCGACCGCATCCCCGAGGGCACCCGGGGCAAGAGCCTGCTGCACCGCGGCTCGATGTCGCTGGAGGATCGCTACTACGGCAATGCCCGCAGCTTCGACGATGCCCGCCTGCAGCAGGTGCTGCGGGACTACCGCCCGGAGTGGACCCACACCGACGTCACCGCCCCGATCTATGCCGAGTCGGCCGGGTGGGACCCGGTCGCCCGGATGCAGCACCTGGACCTGTTCACCTGGCTGCGGGGCGACATCCTCGTCAAGGCGGACAAGATGACCATGGCCAACTCGCTGGAGTTACGCGTCCCCTTCCTCGACAGCGAGGTGTGGCGGGTCGCCTCCGCGCTGCCCGTCGACGAGAAGATCGCCCACGGGACCACCAAGTACGCGTTGCGCAAGGCCATCGAGGAGATCATCCCGCCGCACGTCCTCCACCGGCGCAAGCTGGGCTTCCCGGTCCCCATCCGCCATTGGCTGGCGGGCACCGAGATGTACGACTGGGCCCACCTGACCATCGCCACGTCGCAGACCGATCACCTGATCAACAAGCAGTTCGTGACGACGATGCTCGACGAGCACCGCGACGGTGTGGTCGACAACAGCCGGCGGCTGTGGAACGTGCTGATCTTCATGGTGTGGCACGGCATCTTCGTGGAGAAGACGATCGTGCCCACCATCGAGGACCACACCTACCCGGTGCGCCTCTAA